In the genome of Misgurnus anguillicaudatus chromosome 11, ASM2758022v2, whole genome shotgun sequence, one region contains:
- the flrt3 gene encoding leucine-rich repeat transmembrane protein FLRT3 — translation MACKYKSFFVFMIRAGLLLGLANPLVTSASCPSQCRCDGTFIYCNDRELTSIPSGIPEDATVLFLQNNRIKSAGIPTDLRRLNNVEKIYLYCNNLDEFPTNLPLNVKELHLQENNIRTITHASLAQIPFIEELHLDDNSVSAVSIEEGAFRDSNHLRLLFLSRNHLSTIPSGLPMTIEELRFDDNRISSISEASLQDLINLKRLVLDGNLLNNRGIGEMALINLVNLTELSLVRNSLTSPPANLPGSSLEKLNLQDNHINHVPAGAFAFLRQLYRLDLSGNNLSSLPNGVFDDLDNLTQLLLRNNPWNCNCRMKWVRDWLRTLPSKVNVRGFMCQGPDKVKGMAIKDLATELFSCSETDNSPTYETSTVSNTLPPSRPQWPTYVTRRPVVKGPELGRNYRSTTPSSRKVITINVKSSSAETVHISWRVSQPMTALRLSWLKLGHSPAFGSITETIVQGERTEYLLTALEPESSYRICMVPMETSNIYLSDETPVCIETETGSLKAYNPTTTLNREQEKEPYKNSNLPLAAIIGGAVALLAIIMLALVCWYVHRNGSLFSRNCTYNKGRRRKDDYAEAGTKKDNSILEIRETSFQMIPINHMPVSKEEFVIHTIFPPNGLSLYKSPHSENSINNRSYRDSGIPDSDYSHS, via the coding sequence ATGGCATGCAAATACAAGTCCTTCTTTGTCTTCATGATCAGAGCCGGGCTTCTGCTTGGCCTGGCCAATCCGCTGGTGACCTCAGCCTCCTGTCCCTCACAGTGCCGGTGCGATGGGACTTTTATCTACTGCAATGATCGGGAGTTGACTTCCATTCCCTCGGGAATCCCAGAGGACGCCACGGTACTTTTTCTCCAGAACAACCGCATCAAAAGTGCGGGCATCCCTACGGATCTACGAAGGCTTAACAATGTAGAAAAGATCTACTTGTACTGCAACAACCTGGATGAGTTTCCGACCAACCTGCCACTGAATGTCAAAGAGCTTCATTTACAGGAAAACAACATCCGGACTATCACGCACGCCTCACTGGCACAGATTCCCTTTATTGAGGAATTACATCTTGATGACAATTCTGTGTCAGCTGTCAGCATCGAAGAGGGTGCGTTTCGGGACAGCAACCATCTAAGGCTTCTCTTCCTATCCCGCAATCACCTAAGCACTATACCTTCTGGTCTACCGATGACTATCGAGGAGCTTCGCTTCGATGACAACCGCATCTCCTCCATCTCTGAGGCCTCCCTGCAGGATCTTATAAACCTGAAACGACTAGTTCTGGATGGCAACCTTTTAAACAACAGGGGTATTGGAGAGATGGCCCTCATAAATTTAGTCAACCTTACCGAGCTTTCGTTGGTACGGAATTCCCTAACGTCCCCACCTGCCAATCTGCCAGGCTCGAGCCTGGAGAAGTTAAATCTTCAAGACAACCACATCAATCACGTGCCAGCAGGTGCCTTTGCTTTTTTGAGACAGCTGTACCGTCTGGATCTGTCAGGCAACAACCTGAGCAGTTTGCCCAACGGGGTATTTGATGACCTGGATAACCTCACCCAGCTGCTCTTGCGTAACAACCCCTGGAATTGCAACTGCAGAATGAAATGGGTACGTGACTGGCTACGGACCCTACCATCTAAAGTTAACGTGCGCGGCTTTATGTGCCAGGGCCCCGATAAGGTCAAAGGAATGGCCATCAAGGATCTAGCAACTGAACTGTTCAGCTGCTCCGAAACCGATAACTCGCCTACATACGAGACCAGTACTGTCTCGAACACCTTGCCACCCTCTAGGCCTCAGTGGCCAACATATGTGACTAGAAGACCTGTGGTTAAAGGTCCAGAGTTGGGAAGAAACTATCGTAGCACAACGCCGTCTAGTCGTAAGGTTATAACAATAAACGTCAAATCTAGTAGTGCTGAGACAGTGCACATATCTTGGAGAGTATCTCAACCCATGACTGCCCTAAGGCTCAGCTGGTTAAAGCTGGGCCACAGTCCTGCCTTCGGATCCATAACCGAGACCATTGTTCAAGGGGAAAGAACAGAGTACCTCCTTACAGCTCTGGAGCCCGAATCTTCTTATCGGATATGCATGGTTCCCATGGAAACAAGTAACATTTACCTGTCGGACGAGACGCCGGTTTGCATCGAGACAGAAACTGGCTCCCTAAAAGCATACAATCCCACCACAACCTTGAACAGAGAGCAGGAGAAAGAGCCTTACAAAAATTCCAATCTGCCTTTAGCTGCTATTATCGGAGGGGCCGTAGCCCTTTTGGCCATCATCATGTTGGCCCTGGTGTGTTGGTATGTCCACAGGAACGGTTCCTTATTTTCCAGGAACTGCACGTACAACAAGGGTCGCAGGAGGAAGGACGATTATGCAGAAGCTGGAACGAAGAAGGACAACTCCATCTTGGAGATTAGAGAGACCTCTTTTCAAATGATACCCATAAATCACATGCCAGTGTCTAAAGAGGAATTTGTGATACACACTATTTTTCCTCCTAACGGCTTAAGCCTTTACAAGTCTCCACACAGCGAAAACAGCATCAACAACAGAAGCTACAGAGACAGTGGAATACCAGATTCAGACTATTCTCATTCATGA